The Sediminispirochaeta bajacaliforniensis DSM 16054 genome includes a window with the following:
- a CDS encoding Bug family tripartite tricarboxylate transporter substrate binding protein produces MKKSFVSLLVLAICFALAAPIFAEGQREGGDVQYPKGALDFVAPSGAGGGWDLTIRTVAKVLKDTGLVKVPMPVRNNPGAGGAVHLASLQEKPKADNIITVYSPPLILTKLSGSTDLNYENVTPLANLIADYAVFVVKADSKYNSIMDVMNALKKDPKSVKIGGTSSAGSMDHIQFLIMARAAGVKNLRQIDYVNFNDSGAAQVMGGHIDLFSTGLSEVRGLIESGDLKALAQTADHRVGEGVVAAIPTCMEAGIPETFVNWRGLFGPPEMPQYAVDFWEDTLNQMVKTEEWKQAMIKNGWDDYYLEGPEYLEFLKRVDQSYRGILDEIGMLAD; encoded by the coding sequence ATGAAAAAATCATTTGTAAGCTTGCTGGTTCTTGCTATCTGTTTTGCTCTGGCAGCCCCGATCTTTGCCGAAGGGCAGAGGGAAGGCGGAGATGTTCAGTATCCCAAAGGGGCCCTGGATTTCGTTGCCCCCTCAGGTGCCGGTGGTGGATGGGACCTGACTATCCGTACCGTTGCCAAGGTTCTGAAGGATACGGGTTTGGTAAAAGTTCCCATGCCTGTCCGTAACAACCCGGGTGCCGGCGGGGCGGTACATCTTGCAAGCCTTCAGGAAAAACCCAAGGCGGACAACATCATTACTGTGTATTCTCCTCCTCTCATTCTTACCAAGCTTTCCGGTTCAACAGACCTTAACTATGAAAATGTGACTCCCCTGGCCAACCTGATTGCGGACTATGCGGTATTCGTTGTTAAAGCGGATTCCAAGTACAACAGCATCATGGATGTTATGAATGCCCTGAAAAAGGATCCCAAAAGCGTAAAGATCGGCGGTACCTCCTCCGCGGGTTCCATGGACCATATCCAGTTTCTGATTATGGCAAGAGCGGCGGGAGTAAAGAACCTGCGGCAGATCGACTATGTCAATTTCAACGATTCCGGCGCAGCTCAGGTTATGGGCGGTCATATCGATCTCTTTTCCACTGGTTTGTCCGAAGTCCGTGGTCTTATCGAGAGCGGAGATCTCAAGGCCCTGGCCCAGACTGCTGACCACAGGGTCGGAGAAGGGGTTGTGGCCGCAATCCCTACCTGCATGGAAGCCGGAATTCCGGAAACCTTCGTAAATTGGCGTGGTCTCTTCGGGCCTCCCGAAATGCCCCAGTATGCCGTTGATTTCTGGGAAGACACCCTGAATCAGATGGTCAAAACCGAAGAGTGGAAGCAGGCAATGATCAAGAACGGCTGGGACGATTACTACTTGGAAGGTCCCGAGTATCTTGAGTTCCTGAAAAGGGTAGACCAGTCATACCGCGGCATTCTTGATGAAATAGGTATGCTCGCCGACTGA